Proteins from a genomic interval of Mycobacterium conspicuum:
- a CDS encoding NAD-binding protein has translation MHREIIVSGEDALSKTIAEELRGAGARIIKINTAADLHGAGVHRARAVVCAGPNDAVNLEIALLARQYSPTVRVVARLANDVLRKAVADVNGPGAILDVAELATPSLVEAVLSRDAHQFDTAGTEFVVWGAEAPHDGTLRELYADLTPVAVVHGKNSPNPGEVVACPGRDLKVYAGDWTSMIGVKDELANRGITVPPRTATRSSHSRARRIIDSARAMRDDLNPLLVPSLAFALLLVLSATAVVRFTYHNPRMTWIDALYFTSETITTVGYGDFSFAQQAPWLRLFAVGLMFGGAIITAILVAFIADLLLSRRFVQTAGRRRARHLRDHVVVVGLGSVGIRVVSELTAAGYDVLVIEADENNRYLPTLAELDVPVIFGDSTMRGTLESARLDRARGVAVVTQDDMENIETGIVLLEILGPDTKVPIVMRVQGRALGAAVHQRFGFENVRSIVDLAAPWFIGAAMGLQVLGTFWVGQRSFMVGAMHVAAGSELDGLRMIDLSTQARVIAITRPAGPVSLRPRRDSRLKAGDTAYLIGPYRELIATLRKGQPPPLTAIDGGRSTALAAARSMYKPQPRRPRWAQDAEA, from the coding sequence ATGCATCGCGAGATCATCGTCAGCGGTGAGGACGCCTTGTCGAAGACCATTGCCGAGGAACTCCGGGGCGCGGGCGCGCGGATCATCAAGATCAACACCGCCGCCGACCTCCACGGCGCCGGGGTGCATCGGGCGCGCGCCGTCGTCTGCGCGGGGCCCAATGACGCGGTGAATCTCGAAATCGCCTTGTTGGCACGGCAATACAGCCCCACCGTGCGCGTGGTTGCGCGTTTGGCCAACGACGTGCTGCGCAAGGCGGTGGCTGACGTCAACGGCCCCGGGGCGATCCTGGATGTCGCGGAGCTCGCGACGCCCTCCCTCGTCGAGGCGGTCCTGTCGCGTGACGCGCACCAATTCGACACGGCCGGCACCGAATTCGTTGTCTGGGGAGCCGAGGCGCCGCACGACGGCACGCTGCGCGAGCTCTACGCCGACCTGACGCCGGTGGCGGTGGTGCACGGCAAGAATTCACCTAACCCCGGCGAGGTGGTGGCCTGTCCGGGACGGGACCTGAAGGTCTATGCCGGCGACTGGACCTCGATGATCGGCGTCAAAGACGAACTGGCGAACCGCGGAATCACGGTGCCGCCCCGGACCGCGACCCGCTCTAGCCACTCACGCGCGCGACGGATCATCGATTCCGCGCGCGCCATGCGCGACGACCTGAACCCCCTACTTGTCCCGTCGCTGGCGTTCGCGCTGTTGCTCGTCCTCAGTGCGACGGCCGTGGTGCGCTTCACCTACCACAACCCGCGAATGACATGGATCGACGCGCTGTACTTCACCTCCGAGACCATCACCACCGTGGGCTATGGCGATTTCAGCTTCGCCCAACAAGCTCCTTGGCTGCGGCTGTTCGCCGTCGGTCTGATGTTCGGCGGCGCGATCATCACCGCCATCCTCGTCGCGTTCATCGCCGACCTGCTGCTGTCGCGCCGCTTCGTCCAAACGGCCGGGCGCCGACGGGCACGACACCTGCGGGACCACGTCGTGGTGGTCGGACTGGGTTCGGTAGGCATCCGCGTGGTCAGTGAACTGACGGCCGCCGGATACGACGTCCTTGTCATCGAGGCCGACGAGAACAACCGCTACCTGCCGACTCTGGCCGAGCTCGACGTGCCGGTGATCTTCGGCGACTCGACGATGCGCGGGACATTGGAATCGGCGCGCCTGGATCGCGCCCGCGGCGTGGCGGTGGTGACCCAGGACGATATGGAGAACATCGAGACCGGCATCGTCCTGCTGGAGATCCTGGGCCCCGACACGAAGGTGCCAATCGTCATGCGCGTGCAAGGCCGTGCGCTGGGCGCCGCCGTGCATCAGCGGTTCGGCTTCGAAAACGTGCGGTCGATCGTCGATCTGGCCGCGCCCTGGTTCATCGGCGCCGCGATGGGCCTACAGGTGCTGGGCACGTTCTGGGTCGGGCAGCGGTCCTTCATGGTCGGCGCCATGCACGTGGCGGCAGGCAGCGAGCTGGACGGGCTGCGCATGATCGATTTGTCGACGCAGGCGCGCGTCATCGCGATCACCCGACCGGCAGGGCCGGTCAGCCTGCGCCCGCGCCGCGACTCCCGACTCAAGGCCGGCGACACCGCATACCTCATCGGCCCGTACCGCGAGCTGATCGCGACGCTGCGAAAGGGCCAGCCGCCGCCGCTGACCGCGATCGACGGCGGACGCTCGACGGCCCTTGCGGCCGCGCGCTCGATGTACAAGCCGCAGCCGCGCCGGCCCCGGTGGGCGCAGGACGCCGAGGCTTAG
- a CDS encoding TauD/TfdA dioxygenase family protein — MALSSRQLEIIDCTPVIGSEIRTDLDTLLSGTEAENIRATLEQRGVVFFRGLQISDEQQVTIAKTLGSIVQNEGEGGIYKISLDESVNQRAKYLRGSLFWHFDGSLQPYPNLATLLRAMKLSDTGGQTEFCNTYAAYEDLPDADKEAIADLRVVHSAERSQYYVTPEMSYDEIAFWQKSPTKACPMVWTHRSGRKSLLLGATADYVIGLPVEESRALLARLRDWATQPQYVYRHEWQLGDLLIWDNTGTMHRALPYAVDSGRLMHRTVLAGEEPLD; from the coding sequence ATGGCACTTTCATCGCGGCAACTCGAAATCATCGACTGCACACCGGTAATCGGCAGCGAGATCAGAACCGACCTGGACACGCTGCTCAGCGGAACCGAGGCCGAGAATATCCGCGCCACACTCGAGCAACGCGGTGTGGTCTTCTTCCGCGGCCTGCAGATCAGTGACGAGCAGCAGGTCACCATAGCCAAAACCCTTGGCAGCATTGTGCAGAACGAGGGCGAGGGCGGCATCTACAAGATCTCCCTCGACGAAAGCGTGAATCAGCGGGCCAAATACTTGAGGGGCTCGCTGTTCTGGCATTTCGACGGCTCGCTGCAGCCGTATCCGAATCTCGCGACGCTGCTGCGTGCGATGAAGCTCTCCGACACCGGGGGCCAAACCGAGTTCTGCAACACCTACGCGGCGTACGAGGACCTGCCGGACGCCGACAAGGAGGCGATCGCCGACCTTCGGGTGGTGCACAGCGCGGAGCGCTCGCAGTATTACGTGACCCCGGAGATGAGCTACGACGAGATCGCCTTCTGGCAGAAATCCCCGACGAAGGCATGCCCCATGGTGTGGACGCACCGGTCCGGGCGCAAGTCCCTGCTGCTCGGCGCCACCGCCGACTACGTGATCGGATTGCCCGTCGAAGAAAGCCGTGCACTGCTTGCGCGCCTTCGTGATTGGGCCACCCAACCGCAGTACGTGTATCGGCACGAATGGCAGCTCGGTGACCTGCTCATCTGGGACAACACCGGCACCATGCACCGGGCGCTACCCTATGCCGTCGACAGCGGACGCCTCATGCACCGCACAGTGCTCGCCGGAGAAGAGCCCCTCGATTGA
- a CDS encoding aromatic ring-hydroxylating oxygenase subunit alpha, whose translation MSVDALVTKPASGHWTDAYPELGRGPVSLEDCVSPEFYEKEREHVFKKTWLYVGRMERVPRSGSYFTRELKFLNTSIIVVRGKDDVIRAFHNVCPHRGNKMLWSDDPFEEVQGRAPVLYCRFHGWRYNLDGSLHAATRKDLLLDFDAEGCRVPAIQCEVWEGFIFINLNPHNTEPLRSYLGELAHGIEGYPFAGPHQVYRFRVELQCNWKIFVDSFAESYHGPYLHASSFGALTAEARDAFDQPNPFTDALAYQLKGPHRMFSFAGEPSQKTPYSKPIECVMEASAAGPWNKRTDRGPMPVGLNPTRSEKYGFDSFQFFPNFVLIFGASGFSTHVHWPTGPHSHLFEVEMFYQPPRTHKERLGQELTVTFLNDIILEDASPSEGLQAMLNSGALTHFTMNDEEILLRHLHKVVADYVAAGEAGR comes from the coding sequence ATGAGTGTCGATGCGCTGGTGACCAAACCGGCGAGCGGCCACTGGACCGACGCGTATCCCGAATTGGGCCGTGGCCCGGTGTCACTCGAGGACTGCGTCTCGCCCGAGTTCTACGAAAAGGAACGCGAGCACGTCTTCAAAAAGACCTGGCTTTACGTCGGGCGCATGGAGCGGGTGCCGCGCTCGGGCAGCTACTTCACCCGCGAGCTGAAATTCCTGAACACGTCGATCATCGTCGTGCGCGGCAAGGACGACGTGATCCGCGCCTTCCACAATGTTTGTCCGCACCGCGGCAACAAGATGCTGTGGAGCGACGACCCCTTCGAGGAGGTGCAGGGCCGGGCGCCGGTGCTCTACTGCCGCTTCCACGGTTGGCGCTACAACCTGGACGGCTCGCTGCACGCGGCCACCCGCAAGGATCTGCTGCTCGACTTCGACGCTGAGGGCTGTCGGGTTCCCGCGATCCAGTGCGAGGTGTGGGAAGGCTTCATCTTCATCAACCTCAACCCGCACAACACCGAGCCGCTGCGGTCCTACCTCGGGGAGCTGGCGCACGGCATCGAGGGCTATCCCTTTGCCGGTCCGCATCAGGTGTACCGCTTCAGGGTTGAGCTGCAATGCAACTGGAAGATCTTCGTCGACAGCTTCGCCGAGAGCTACCACGGGCCGTATCTGCATGCGTCCTCGTTCGGCGCGCTGACCGCCGAGGCCCGGGACGCGTTCGACCAACCGAATCCGTTCACCGATGCGCTGGCCTACCAGCTGAAGGGGCCGCATCGGATGTTTTCCTTCGCCGGTGAGCCGTCGCAAAAGACGCCGTATTCCAAGCCGATCGAGTGCGTGATGGAGGCCAGTGCGGCCGGCCCGTGGAACAAACGCACCGACCGCGGCCCGATGCCGGTGGGGCTGAATCCTACGCGCTCCGAGAAATACGGGTTCGACTCGTTCCAGTTCTTCCCCAACTTCGTGCTGATCTTCGGGGCATCCGGTTTCAGCACGCACGTGCACTGGCCGACGGGGCCGCACTCGCACCTCTTCGAAGTCGAGATGTTCTATCAGCCGCCCAGGACGCACAAGGAGCGGCTGGGGCAGGAGCTGACGGTGACGTTCCTCAACGACATCATCCTCGAAGACGCCAGTCCGTCCGAAGGGCTGCAGGCCATGCTGAACAGCGGTGCGCTCACCCATTTCACGATGAACGACGAGGAGATCCTGCTGCGCCATCTGCACAAGGTGGTCGCCGACTACGTGGCGGCCGGCGAGGCGGGGCGATGA
- a CDS encoding LysR family transcriptional regulator, whose protein sequence is MEQNLPFDLDALLIFSKVVECRSLSKAATLLAMPKSTVSRKLSKLEADLGIKLLRKNTHQLTVTDLGEKIYGHSVNILAEANGVRALVEGSRQEPQGELRVAIPVFVGIDYASRVGATFLARHPNSRLDIRLVDDVVHPIKDGFDVVFGTGPLQDSMLIARKVFSLEMFLCASPFFVGQLAEPITAPAQLNALPFIDCGFYSGPKKLVVGRQKRRYELSPVVRARTNNFQVCKQYILRGLGVGAMPNQIIVTDELREGSIVPVLPGWSLDRLDVYMIHPFQLSFSTLISAFYEAACEIIVENSARS, encoded by the coding sequence ATGGAGCAAAACCTGCCGTTCGACCTCGACGCCCTGCTGATATTCAGCAAGGTCGTCGAGTGCCGCAGCCTTTCGAAGGCGGCCACGCTGCTGGCGATGCCCAAATCAACCGTGAGCCGCAAGCTCAGCAAGCTGGAAGCGGACCTTGGCATCAAGCTGCTGCGGAAGAACACCCATCAGCTCACGGTCACCGACCTCGGCGAGAAGATCTACGGCCACAGTGTGAACATCCTCGCCGAGGCCAACGGAGTTCGGGCACTGGTGGAAGGCAGCAGGCAAGAGCCGCAGGGCGAATTGCGCGTTGCCATACCGGTCTTTGTCGGCATCGACTACGCGTCGCGGGTCGGCGCCACGTTTCTGGCGCGCCATCCCAACTCGCGGTTGGACATCCGGCTCGTCGATGACGTCGTGCACCCGATCAAGGACGGCTTCGACGTGGTCTTCGGGACGGGCCCGCTCCAGGATTCGATGCTGATCGCCCGAAAAGTGTTCAGCCTCGAAATGTTCCTGTGCGCTTCACCTTTCTTCGTGGGCCAGCTGGCGGAGCCGATCACGGCCCCCGCGCAGTTGAACGCCCTGCCGTTCATCGACTGCGGCTTCTACAGCGGACCCAAGAAGCTGGTGGTGGGCAGACAAAAGCGACGCTACGAGCTGTCCCCCGTTGTCCGTGCACGCACCAACAACTTTCAGGTATGCAAGCAGTACATCCTGCGCGGGCTCGGCGTCGGCGCGATGCCCAACCAGATCATCGTCACCGACGAACTGCGCGAGGGAAGCATCGTGCCGGTGCTGCCGGGCTGGAGTCTCGACCGGCTCGACGTGTACATGATTCATCCGTTTCAGCTCTCGTTTTCGACGTTGATCAGCGCGTTTTACGAGGCGGCGTGCGAGATCATCGTCGAAAACTCGGCGCGCAGCTAG
- a CDS encoding N-acetylmuramoyl-L-alanine amidase: protein MDARNLVSRRRLFQLAGGVGLTTAVSACSATAAADPTTSATSAQLLCRDSWGARPARPGGRAHTITRMTLHHEAVVLGNNRNAPERLRQDQRYHQDQKGWIDIAYHVGVDRDGNIYELRTPHLAGDTATDYDTTGHFLVLCEGDFDQEAVSEAQLHGAALAFAWAAQTFHVAASTLAGHRDLAQTSCPGANLYAHLTSGDLKHRIEDLLAAGPVDLQRICGPDAAAKVAAIEAG, encoded by the coding sequence ATGGACGCCCGGAACCTGGTCAGCCGCCGTCGATTGTTTCAGTTGGCCGGCGGGGTCGGCTTGACCACTGCCGTCAGTGCCTGCTCGGCCACCGCGGCCGCCGACCCGACGACGTCCGCCACGTCGGCGCAGCTGCTCTGCCGCGATTCCTGGGGTGCGCGACCCGCACGCCCCGGCGGCAGGGCCCACACCATCACCCGCATGACCCTGCACCACGAGGCCGTCGTTCTCGGCAACAACCGCAACGCCCCGGAGCGCCTGCGCCAGGACCAGCGCTACCACCAAGACCAGAAGGGCTGGATCGACATCGCCTATCACGTCGGCGTCGACCGCGACGGCAACATCTACGAACTACGCACGCCGCACCTCGCGGGTGACACCGCGACCGACTACGACACGACCGGCCATTTTCTCGTGCTCTGCGAAGGCGACTTCGACCAGGAAGCCGTCTCGGAGGCCCAACTGCACGGGGCCGCCCTCGCGTTCGCCTGGGCCGCGCAGACCTTTCACGTCGCCGCTAGCACCCTGGCGGGCCACCGCGACCTGGCCCAGACCTCGTGTCCCGGCGCGAACCTGTACGCGCACCTCACCTCCGGCGACCTCAAGCACCGCATCGAGGATCTGCTCGCCGCCGGCCCGGTCGACCTGCAACGCATCTGCGGGCCCGACGCCGCGGCAAAGGTCGCGGCGATCGAGGCGGGCTAA